Proteins encoded together in one Oscillatoria salina IIICB1 window:
- a CDS encoding phosphotransacetylase family protein, protein MAKSAKNLLIGSTEAYSGKSTTILGVIHQLHAKGIVVAYGKPLGTLPASQTNKTGEEDVKFVREILKLPEDRVLEPLLSLDEKAIALRLSGEDTTNYNVQLESYLNEVSGDLLLLEGSGTLFEGTLFGLSALEVAERVDASVLVVTRYHSFLAVDSLLAAQQLLGSRLIGVLINGIPEELLETVNREMRPFLETQGIPVLGMLPKNNLLRSVSVRELVQQLKAKVLCRSDRLDLMVETLTIGAMNVNSAIEYFRKGRNMAVVTGGDRTDLQLAALETSTQCLILTGHVSPQPLVLQRAEDLEIPILSVDLDTLTTVEIADRAFGQVRLAEPIKVKCIQQLMSQYFDIDRLVNSLKL, encoded by the coding sequence GTGGCAAAATCTGCCAAAAATTTATTAATCGGATCGACAGAAGCCTATAGCGGCAAATCAACGACGATTCTGGGTGTTATTCATCAGTTACACGCTAAGGGCATTGTCGTCGCTTACGGAAAACCCCTAGGAACTCTTCCTGCTAGTCAAACTAACAAAACAGGGGAAGAGGATGTTAAATTTGTCAGAGAAATTCTGAAATTACCAGAAGATCGGGTACTAGAGCCTTTGTTGTCTCTCGATGAAAAGGCGATCGCGCTTCGTTTATCTGGAGAAGATACCACCAACTACAATGTTCAGTTGGAATCTTACCTTAACGAAGTTAGTGGCGATTTACTGTTACTCGAAGGTTCGGGAACGCTGTTTGAAGGTACTCTTTTCGGACTATCTGCTCTCGAAGTCGCTGAACGAGTAGATGCCTCAGTTCTAGTTGTAACTCGCTATCATTCGTTTTTAGCCGTGGATAGCCTCTTAGCAGCTCAACAGTTGTTAGGCTCTCGCTTAATTGGTGTCTTAATTAACGGTATCCCCGAAGAATTGTTAGAAACTGTTAATCGGGAAATGCGACCTTTCCTCGAAACACAGGGGATTCCTGTCTTAGGAATGTTACCAAAAAATAATCTGTTGCGTAGCGTTAGCGTTCGTGAGTTAGTTCAACAACTTAAGGCAAAAGTTCTCTGTCGCAGCGATCGCTTGGATTTAATGGTCGAAACCTTGACAATTGGGGCAATGAATGTTAATTCTGCTATCGAATATTTTCGGAAAGGCAGAAACATGGCAGTAGTCACAGGAGGCGATCGCACCGACTTACAACTAGCTGCTCTGGAAACCTCAACTCAGTGTTTAATTCTCACTGGTCACGTTTCCCCCCAACCCCTAGTCCTTCAACGAGCAGAAGATTTAGAAATCCCAATTTTGTCAGTAGATCTTGACACTCTGACTACAGTGGAAATAGCCGATCGCGCCTTCGGTCAAGTACGCCTCGCCGAACCGATTAAAGTCAAATGTATCCAGCAATTAATGAGCCAATACTTTGATATCGATCGCTTGGTTAACTCACTCAAACTTTAA
- the ebsA gene encoding type IV pilus biogenesis protein EbsA, with the protein MGTSQNGLSLNLSLLKIQLANSWRSLNSLAIARGYRSIKAFLPMSLDKLQPSSKSEEIVYAPYFQGSKRNLLPYAITLYQQGSLEGQREIEGGESIPFVASWYVSKLPADLTRCRLQFDGNAELSYEVTMQNSEFVNYLIEVLMTYKRSRNTTTDFPQTFYRKLLRRDE; encoded by the coding sequence TTGGGAACATCACAGAACGGATTGTCCCTCAATCTTTCCCTACTAAAAATTCAATTGGCTAACTCGTGGCGATCGCTAAACTCATTGGCGATCGCTAGAGGTTATCGATCGATTAAAGCATTTTTGCCTATGTCTCTAGACAAACTTCAGCCTTCCAGTAAATCAGAAGAAATCGTCTATGCGCCCTATTTTCAAGGCAGCAAGCGTAATTTACTTCCCTATGCGATTACCCTATATCAACAAGGTTCTTTAGAAGGTCAGCGAGAAATAGAAGGTGGTGAGAGCATTCCTTTTGTTGCCAGTTGGTATGTTTCTAAACTACCTGCGGATTTGACTCGCTGTCGCTTGCAATTTGATGGTAATGCCGAGTTGAGCTATGAGGTAACTATGCAAAATTCTGAGTTTGTGAATTACTTAATTGAAGTGTTAATGACCTACAAGCGCTCGCGCAATACCACGACAGATTTTCCCCAAACTTTTTACCGAAAGTTACTGCGCCGAGATGAATGA
- a CDS encoding FHA domain-containing protein yields the protein MISLTLLHPTKSVPIQSWTFESESVIKIGRSTDNHVVMYSAVVSRHHLELINKPEGWEIVNYGTNGTYVEGEPIAQAAVVDGMVIRLGESGPKIRIRIGVADPNASRTQPRSPGSRQNKHKEQVTFITNPQRENSPESPSE from the coding sequence GTGATTAGTTTAACTCTGCTGCATCCCACTAAATCTGTTCCGATTCAAAGTTGGACTTTTGAATCTGAATCGGTCATTAAGATTGGTCGGTCAACCGATAATCATGTAGTTATGTATAGTGCTGTGGTGTCTCGTCACCATCTGGAGCTGATTAATAAGCCTGAAGGCTGGGAAATAGTTAATTATGGGACAAATGGAACTTATGTAGAGGGAGAACCGATCGCCCAAGCTGCGGTAGTAGATGGGATGGTGATTCGTTTAGGTGAGTCTGGTCCGAAAATACGCATTCGGATTGGAGTTGCCGACCCTAATGCGAGTCGCACTCAACCTCGATCGCCAGGCTCTCGCCAAAACAAACATAAAGAACAAGTTACATTTATTACCAACCCTCAAAGGGAAAATTCACCTGAATCTCCTTCGGAGTAG